A single region of the Eulemur rufifrons isolate Redbay chromosome 8, OSU_ERuf_1, whole genome shotgun sequence genome encodes:
- the GJB4 gene encoding gap junction beta-4 protein — MNWAFLQGILSGVNKYSTALSRIWLSVVFIFRVLVYVVAAEEVWDDEQKDFVCNTKQPGCPNVCYDEFFPVSHVRLWALQLILVTCPSLLVVMHVAYREERERKHRLKHGPNAPSLYDNPSKKRGGLWWTYLLSLIFKAAVDSCFLYIFHRLYRDYDMPRVVACSVAPCPHTVDCYISRPTEKKVFTYFMVTTAAICILLNLSEVFYLVGKRCMEILGPRRRQSRLRVHLPDTCPPYVLSQGGHPEDKNSVLLKAGSAPMDAGGYP; from the coding sequence ATGAACTGGGCGTTTCTGCAGGGAATCCTGAGCGGCGTGAACAAGTACTCCACGGCACTGAGCCGCATCTGGCTGTCCGTGGTCTTCATCTTCCGAGTGCTGGTGTACGTGGTGGCGGCCGAGGAGGTGTGGGACGACGAGCAGAAGGACTTCGTCTGCAACACCAAGCAGCCCGGCTGCCCCAACGTCTGCTACGACGAGTTCTTTCCCGTGTCCCACGTGCGCCTCTGGGCCCTGCAGCTCATCCTGGTCACGTGCCCCTCGCTGCTGGTGGTCATGCACGTGGCCTACCGTGAGGAGCGAGAGCGGAAGCACCGCCTGAAACACGGGCCCAACGCACCGTCCCTGTACGACAACCCAAGCAAGAAGCGGGGCGGGCTCTGGTGGACCTACCTGCTGAGTCTCATCTTCAAGGCCGCCGTCGACTCCTGCTTCCTCTACATCTTCCACCGCCTCTACCGGGACTACGACATGCCCCGCGTGGTGGCCTGCTCCGTGGCACCATGCCCTCACACTGTGGACTGTTACATCTCCCGACCCACGGAAAAGAAGGTGTTCACCTACTTCATGGTGACCACAGCCGCCATCTGCATCCTGCTCAACCTCAGTGAGGTCTTCTACCTGGTGGGCAAGAGGTGCATGGAGATCCTCGGACCCAGGCGCCGGCAGTCTCGGCTCCGGGTTCATCTACCCGACACGTGCCCACCATATGTCCTCTCCCAGGGAGGGCACCCCGAGGACAAGAACTCTGTCCTATTAAAGGCTGGGTCAGCCCCCATGGATGCAGGTGGGTATCCGTAA
- the GJB5 gene encoding gap junction beta-5 protein yields the protein MNWAIFEGLLSGVNKYSTAFGRIWLSLVFIFRVLVYLVTAERVWSDDHKDFDCNTRQPGCSNVCFDEFFPVSHVRLWALQLILVTCPSLLVVMHVAYRKAREKRHQEATGEGSGHLHLDPGKKRGGLWWTYVCSLVFKAGIDATFLYVFHSFYPKYTLPRVVKCHAVPCGNIVDCFISKPSEKNIFTLFMVVTAAICILLNLVELAYLVSKRCRECLAARRARAAWTGHHPHCKQDDLLSGDLIFLASDTHPPLVPAPPQDYMKKTIL from the coding sequence ATGAACTGGGCAATCTTCGAGGGGCTCCTGAGCGGGGTCAACAAATACTCCACAGCCTTTGGGCGCATCTGGCTGTCCTTGGTTTTCATCTTCCGTGTGCTGGTGTACCTGGTGACGGCCGAGCGCGTGTGGAGTGACGACCACAAGGACTTCGACTGCAACACCCGCCAGCCCGGGTGCTCCAATGTCTGCTTTGACGAGTTCTTCCCCGTGTCCCACGTGCGCCTCTGGGCCCTGCAGCTCATCCTGGTCACGTGCCCCTCGTTGCTGGTGGTCATGCACGTGGCCTACCGCAAGGCTCGAGAGAAGAGGCACCAAGAGGCCACTGGGGAGGGCAGTGGGCACCTCCacctggaccctggcaagaagagGGGTGGGCTCTGGTGGACGTACGTTTGCAGCCTGGTGTTCAAGGCTGGCATAGACGCCACCTTCCTCTATGTGTTCCACTCGTTCTACCCCAAATATACCCTCCCTCGTGTGGTCAAGTGCCACGCAGTTCCGTGTGGCAATATAGTGGACTGCTTCATCTCCAAGCCCTCGGAGAAGAACATCTTCACCCTCTTCATGGTAGTCACGGCCGCCATCTGCATCCTGCTCAACCTCGTGGAGCTGGCCTACCTGGTGAGCAAGAGGTGCCGCGAGTGCCTGGCAGCAAGAAGAGCCCGAGCCGCATGGACAGGGCATCACCCACACTGCAAGCAGGACGACCTCCTCTCAGGCGACCTCATCTTTCTGGCCTCAGACACTCACCCTCCTCTCGTACCAGCCCCGCCTCAAGACTACATGAAGAAAACCATCCTGTGA